The genomic segment AGCGGTGGCTCTATGGCTATGGATCTGTGCTTGTGGCTAgaaagttgctggttcaaatccggcAGCTGGCAGCtagtccttaaccccaactgctccaggggtgctgtacaatggcagaccctgtgctctgaccccaggctctctccctgtctgtgtgtctcatggagagaaagGTGGGGTATgcaaagataattcctaatgttATAAAGACATTTCCctttgccagcaactactgctgcaccccgtattgttgtgcatttgataaataaactttgatttgaattgaaggGTGCCTCTGGAAAAATTACAAAAGGGACTTGTGCTGTAATAGAAGCAAGCCTTACCTATTCTGATAGAACAGAATACTCAGTGTACCATCTCTAACACTGTGACAAAACGGTTGGATTTGCAAAGGACAGCAGTGCtgtgggtcagaaaaaaaattacttaAAAACTTTGGCAGTTATCAAATCCCAATTTCAGGCAATCCTCCAATAGCAAATTCCTAACTCTTAAATTGATGCTAGCTTTTTGTTTGACAGCTTGCTGGGGGCTTCTTGGGTTTAACTAATTTTAACATGTTACcctattttatttgtttaaataataacagaaaatgtaacaaatgCATATCCTAgcgcaaaagaaaacaaaataaaatgtattacatatatttttttaaaggagataTTCGTTTCTTACAAATGATCTTGACAGATTCATATGAAATAATCAacataaaagtgaaaaaaaaagaagtacagtacaaactGTTAATGCGGATATATTAACTTTTGTAGAGGAAAATCGTTTCTTAGTACCGGtattagtgtttttttaaaaccttcagCTCAAAAGGGAAAGACTTGAATCTGATCGGGAGACTCATTCGGGATTTATGTTCACAATAGCAACATTGTATATGCGGTGTACTGAACATGTTTCGTACGAAGTATTTGATTTAATCCGGTCGTCAGGAGATTACAGCTTCTTTTCAGCGCAAATCCAATTTGAACCTTttaggtgttttgtttttcaagtttTTAAAAGAGTGTAATCCTTCTGCTGTTGTCGGGCATATACTGCCTGATTTCTGGCTTCTTCGTGTTTCAGATGCAGTGACGAAGACTCCAGGGAACAGGTTACCATCGCTGTTGGCAGCACAAAACTCCAGACTGGATACAATCACTCTCTGCACGCCACACAGCGCTCCGCCTtcacgcaaaaaaaaaaagtgactgAAAAACTACGGAGTTGTTCCAGAACGCCTGGTGGGAAACACTGTTAACGAGACCTTTCTTCTGTCTGTCGTATTGCGAAGTGTTGCACCTCTTTAGAATTGCAGCTTTTATCCGCAATAAAGTGAAGAACTATTAAAGATTGCATTGCTGTAAAATGCACATTATATTCGCAATTTTAGCTGGTTTGGCAATACTGCCATTGCTCTTCCGTTCATTCTTCCCTTACATCGTCCAAGATTGGGCATACATGGCGAACGTGATGGGAAGTATTGTAAAGTTTGCGAAACGCAGTAGAAGAAATCCTCCATATTTGGTTTTGGATAGATTCTTTGAACAGGTACAGAGACATCCTGACAAACCGTTCATCGTGTCTCGGGATCACACGTATTCGTTCCGGGAAACCGATAAACTCAGTAACAAATTCGCCAGGGTTTTGCGGATCCACGCTGACCTGAAAGAGGGGAATACGGTCGCTCTGTACATAGGAAATGAACCCGCCTTTATTTTCATCTGGTTAGCTTTGGCTAAAATTGGATGTACGGTGGCACTACTGAATTGCAATATCAGATCCAAATCTTTGCTTCACTGCTTCAGTTGTTGCGATGCGAAGACCCTAATAGCAGCGTCAGGTAAGTGATTGTACTGGTTTCTCTGATTGGCTTCGAACATCGGCGCGTATACAAATTACTCAGAATCTTCGTGAAcagtttttactgtatttgtgttgTACTGGAGGACTGTGAATGCTGAGATCATATAAAACCTGAATATCTCTAATCTGGAATACTCTAATCAGATTATTCGCCAAATAAGGCATTGTCGCCTTTTGTCAAATCAGGCAAACTGTTAGCGTTAACTGTTCGTGAGAGAAGACTTTAGTTAAACTTCATCAGTTTATAATGGACACGGTAGAAATAAAATCAGAGCAAACACTACAAATTACATAATCAGGGTTACATTTGAATCACACGGAAGGTCACGTCTCGCGTTTACTTAGCTGCCTTGCCTGGGTATGATGTGTCTccatgtacatatactgtactttttttatattttctcaactaatattactgatttttttctagtTATTGTTGTCATATGTCAGTTTGGCCTGTTACTTTAATTAAGAAGTCCCTGTTGAAAATGATGGAAAGATGCTACAACTATGAGTTTGGGAATGCCTTCTTCGATAGGGTTATTTACAGTTCACTCTATTGTACTGATGATTACACACTACAGTGAAAACGTGTTGTGTCTTGTCTGTTCTAAAGCCTGAAACTGTATTTAAGAGTTTAAATCAAGAAATTCCTGCGCTGCGTAGAACAAGCGGCTTTCAAAAGTAATAATGAGGGTAAATTGAATAAACCTTAATCTCACAGTGTAGATCTAAGTTTCAACTACTCGGGAACTGCCTTTCTGTTTTAATCACCAACcaacctgtttttcagctctGATTGCCTTGAGCAGGATACTTCAGTCCTGCTTTACTCTGGTCAAAAAGGTCTTAAAAAAGTACAATTCAAGTTGGGTTTTCAGTGACAGCAAATAGTCAAGCATTTctaattaatgaaaaataaaatgaccctGTTCATTTTCATTGTTAACCGTAGTAAAAGTATAGCGGATTTCCTGGCCAACTCAGTAATCAGCCAAACTGCATTCAACATCATAAACGTGTTGCAACGCAATAAGTTTTGGACAAGAACAAGTCAATCTAGAAAGAACAAATTAACCAggcaaacaagaaataaaatcttTAGGTGTTAATACCCTGGCCTTTTGTTACCttaagggtggtgggagtgtgtaaCAGGCTATCCAGCTATGTTGGGGAAACTGATACCCTGATTTGTTTCAGTAAGCTGCTTGATGAGAAACTTGTATAAATTGAATATTAACTGCccaacaggctagatgggttgGTCTTAACTTGTTTTGTAACTATTTTTGATAGTCTGATTTCGAACCAACTGACATGAACTAAGGCCAAAGACACAGAATCCAATGACATgtcaacctactgtatgtttgggagAACAgattgaactgtttttttttctttgttttccctaGAGCTGACAGACGCAGTGGTAGAAGTGCTACCGTTTCTGAGAGAACAGAAAGCCTCTGTGTTTATCTTGAGTGCAGAGTCTACAATACCAGGCACTGAAACCCTTATTGACAAGATTGATCAAGCGTCTGACGAGCCAATACCTCAGTCTGAACGATCAAGCATTACAATGCAAAGCCCTGCTGTGTTTATCTATACATCTGGGACTACAGGTTAACATTACGTTTGTTTTCTTTGGCTAACACTTGTACCTTTTTAAGCAGCTTAGACGTGGACCTACTGTATTGTACAGTTAGATatgttcctgttcctgtagCAATCTACCCAAAGGTAGGGCAGTGCCAGCCCCATGTTTTTTACCCTCAGATCTTCCCGTGACAAGCCCTGCCCACTGCTCCCCACTGCTCCCTCTgaggcaggtactgtatgttaacaccATAGGAAGCTGGCAGCCAGGAGAAGATACATTCGCAGTCTAAGTGCTGTGAATTGGCTGTGAATGACTTTTTGGGGGCGTATTCACAGCTACATTAGTAGATTTTAGTTTGCGTTTCTTGAAAATGGCCTtggggatttttttaaacaaagtttgttttttttatccccaTCCAGTATGTGGGATACCACTAAACGTTTTAGTCTCGCCTGCAAGCGAGCTGGTGCGAGCCCTTAGGAAAACCAACCAATTTACAGTATTAGGCTATTGTCCACAGATCTGCTAGATTATTTTGCAGTTATAATTGTTTTAGCCAGAAGCAATGTTAAGCATCAGCATCAAGCTGCTGTGGAGTGGCCATGTTCTGGTTAGCAGAAACAgctgtttactgtatgttttctctgTATGGTTGAGAACAGGGTTACCTAAGGCTGCAGTGATCAATCAGAAGCGACTGCTCTCGGCGTTGGTGGTGTTGTCATCAGTGGGCGTGCACTCTGATGATGTCGTCTATGTGAACCTGCCTCTCTACCACAGCGCGGCCTTCCTCATTGGTTTCATCGGCTCCATTGAAGCAGGTGCACAGTCTTCCTCTATTCccacacagcagcagcagggagtGCCAACTCCATCACCCTGAAAGCAGCACAGCTCCTGCCAGATTCGGGGAAATGCGATAGGGTTCTTTGAGTTTATGATCCCGGATATCTTTATCCTACAAACTTCTTcaggaagaaaaacaaacccaaaacttgaatgggaacaaaaagacacaaaatATAACAACAACCAGTAATCTGTAATGGTTTATTACAGTGTTgttggtttattttatttattattaaagaattaaatggaaatggggcTTTGAAAGTGTCTCGCACTTTGTTGGATCCTTGTCTTTGCCAGGCTTGCAACTTGATCACTGCTTCAGCACAGGACTGCTCCTCTGATATTCCCACATGCCCTGCTACAGGATCTTCAGAGCTTTTGCATGAGAAGACCAGTTTATTATTTACTTAGTTAGATTGCTACCTGTTAGAGATTGAGCCACGACAACTGAACATTTCATGCATTTTCCCCCACTGTTTTCATTGAGTGACACTGTCTCCATGCCTTCCGCTGTGTTAATGCTTTGTGCACCTTtcattgttcttttgttaatttTCAGTTAACTTTCACCACTGCTACCCACTAATGACTTACGTTTACTAACTTGGTAGGTCAGATTTCCTATGGAGTAAATGCAGATTGTGTTCAGCATAAACTTGATGCCACCTatgtcattgttttttaaacctaaGGCTCCACCATTGTTTTGTGCCGCAAGTTTTCAGTCTCCCAGTTCTGGGACGACTGTAGGAAGTACAATGTGACGGTGATGCAGTACATTGGGGAGACCATGCGCTACCTGTGCAACACGCCAAAGGTAACACTTTGAATGTACTATAAAGTCAAAACATTTATTACTTTGGAAAAAACGTGCATGCCTGTGCCTATAcaaatgcagttttattttcccttttagaatgactttctgtgtttttaaacagtCTTTATAAGAGAGTGCAGGCTGTGTTCTCTTTGCAAGCTGATTGCAAGTTTGCACCAATGGGCAGCCACTTAAGTCTGTGTGTGCCATTGGCTACAATTTTTCCAAAAATAGCGTTTGAGGAGGTTACATGGCACAACGAGTCACCTAGATATCCGTCTCATTTTGTTTtcgttttcacattttactgcaGCTAAAAAGTTTGCAGTTTTTTCCAGCAGTTTAATACTTCAGTAGAAAATGTAAATCCTTGCAGCAAGAGAGACTCTCATCTGCAGACGTTCttcttgcatgtacagtagcagatGCCACTGTAATTCAAGGAAGACAACGGACTCAGGACAGCTGCTTTCTCTCTGGGTCACCCTTTGACCCCAGTTATCCCGAACTTGTCCACACACACTGATTGCCCAAATGATTTTGCTAGTTAAAAGACAACATTTGATACAGTGTCTTTGCCAGAGCTTTCTGCTCCGCATTCCTCTCACTAATTCTCGAGGAGACCAAATCTGTTCCTGGCACTTCAATGCGGTCTGAGCTCAAAAAGCATGTGTACTTCAACGTGAAATACAGCCTAGAATGTGTGCATGAACCAAGACTGAATCagatttactttttcttttggcGAGGGCATATCAATCCAATGAAATAAGCATATTTTCAACTTCTTTATGAAGTTAGAATTCAAGATTACTTTTCTGCATCAAATTTCTTTATGTTTACTGTCTTCAAAAACCCTAGTATATGTATATGGGCACAATTGAGGTGTCTGTGTGAAAATGCTTGTGCACCCTTTCCTGTCGAACATGGcatttctatttatatacaCAGTACATGCTTTCATGAATTAGATCTACTGCCACTCCACTTTTTTATGGCTGTTACATTTGGGGAGATGATTCTATGCAtgttaaacactttctttagcCATTGAAACTGTATCTGCTTGTATCATCATGAGGGATCAAGTCTCATAGTGTACCTCATGTGATACATATGTCTCAGGGCCAAGGAAAGTACAGTTTAGTGTCTCAGGCCTGTTCTCTTTTTGGAACAGCCAATGGCTTTAAGTTTGAGATTCCATGGATAGAAACCAGGAAACCAAATATCACAGAATCGTGGGGCTCCCACTGACACTCAGGGTATGATTTTATTAAGGATTACTTTCAGACATTTTATGCTATGAGCGTGACATGAATGTTTCATGTTCTagtttgattatttaaaaaattgtgaaaattactaaagttaatatttttacaaaagaacACTGCAAGAAGAGTGGGTGTATTTTTGTTATTCTcaactaattattattattttatacatgTAGCAATTGTAGTATTTAGGGAAGCACAAAGACTTGTATGTTTTGATAAGGCAAAATGGTTTCCTGGAACAAAtcattgaaaatatttgggaaTATTTCATTGAATTATAAATGAACTACTTGAAAATTAATCTTCACCAGGCTCAAACACTACAAACATGATCAGagtttttatataatttaaagcAGGGATGTCTCACTAGAAAGAacacaaagaaaattgttggATTAGCACTATGAGTAAATATCTACTAAAACatgtagaaaatgtacagtatactgatgtATAAGctataatacaaaatattcctttcatgaaagttttattttgatGTTCTAAAGTACTTCTAACCATATATTCTGTTGAAATGACATTGTAATAAAATTTACTGTAACGTTAACTATTTGGTAGCTGTTTCTATCCTTTTATAGTGCTAATGACATACTTTTGTCCTCTAGAATAAATCTACAGAAAATTCTGCAATCAGATCAGAATTAATCCGATGACATTTACTCTCATTTTTGTATTCCCACTAGAAAGACGATGACAGAGATCATAAAGTCAGAATAGCGATTGGTAACGGTCTCAGGGCTGATGTCTGGAGAGAGTTCTTGACTCGATTTGGAAGCGTTCACATCACAGAGTTCTACGGAGCCACAGAAGGAAATATTGGATTTATAAACTATGTGGGAAAGATTGGAGCCGTTGGTCGAGTGAACTATTTGCACAAGGTGAGCCCTCCAATACAACGATGGGATTAGGAAACAGGAAACATGTTGTTTGGTTTTTACGTAGACTTTGTTCAATTGACGCTTAATGCTGTTTTAAAATTCTGCTGTAGAAACTCTTCCGCTATGCACTGATTAAGTATGACATTGAGAAAGACGAGCCGGTGAGAGACTCCCAGGGTCTCTGTCTGGAAGCTTCCAAAGGTGATTAATTACTGTTCTTTTTCACACCAGACATTTTTCTTGTCACGAGATATTCATAAAGGGCTAGGGCTGATTTTTATtggatatgtatttttttatcaaaataaactttatttcacaaTAAGTACACTCTCTATCAATTTATCAAACTTAAATCTAAATCAGGTggttgtccgttatcaatcagTGCAAGTGGATGATGGGCCTGGATTTGCACTATTATtggatgtatatacagtacagtgacaaAAATCGGGGTCTCCTGACTCGGGGCTCAGACAGAACAGACGATTGCTCAAGCACAGGTTGAGCTCTGTGATCCCAGGCTCAAGCCTCGGTCAGGTCACTAGccaactgtgactgggattcccccaGTGGTGGCACAACAATCGTCTTAGCACCAGCGAGGGTAGGAAGGGCAAGTTGGCCAGGACTCTCTCCGCTCTCAGCGTCACAGCACCCCCTGTGGCCTCCTGTGTGCACACCGTTCCTTTTATGGGAGCACAACTTCCTGTAGGGGGCGGGGCTATCTGTGATGTGTTAAACGACGATTGGCTCAAAGGTGGGCGGGTCAGAGGAGTCTGCCCACACCTCTTTTGTCTCTTCCCATGTGCAGTTGTGGGATCTGAAGCTGTGAGCCAAGGTGTGAAAAACATACAATTGGTGATTCCAAATTGTGTGGGTATAACAAACATACTTGATGACtgtaaattttaaatgtaaaaaaattgtTAAGGGATTGCCAGGTTTACGTCAATTTCACATCTGGTGTCTTAAATGCATGAATTCTGAAGTAGATTCCTTAATCTAAAAAgtagaaaaactttttttgccATTCTTTTCTAGGTGAGACGGGACTTTTAGTGGCAAAGATAACCAATATCGCTCCCTTTTCTGGATATGCAAAGAATCACCAGCAAACAGATAGGAAGAAGCTGAGGGATGTATTTCAGAAAGGAGACCTCTATTACAACAGTGGAGATTTGTTAAGGATTGATCAGGATAACTTTATCTATTTTCAAGATCGTGTGGGAGACACATTCAGGTAGGGAGTCACACCTGTGAGTGTAAAAACCCAAGGCCACAGCTGTATAGCCTGTGCTTTGTTGATGTAGGTGATGAAGGTGCTGTACTGCCCTCTGGTGGAGTTCCAAAGGGGCCTGGGCAGTTGATTCCTGTCTTGGGTGCCATGCCCATCTTGTGCCCAGCCAGAATTCAATGGCCATGTCTCAAGCACACTCCCATTCCCATGCCTGACAGCACCTTTGCCACATAGGGGTGAATTCTGCTATGCCACAGGCCCAGCCCTGCACTATGGGAAAATCCAATGCCATTTGGTGCCTCAGGGCGTTATGCCACTGTAGTGGTCTCGTCTATCAATGCTTCCTGTTGCACTTGGCAATGCAGTAACAAACTGCATTCTGCATTCTGCAAACTGCCTTTTGGGTTTAATGGTAGACAAGACTACCTTCCTCTATAATTTTACAGTAGTATTAAAAAACACCATGCCATCATTTTAACAACTGATCAGAAGAACCGATCAAGTGTAGCTCTTCTCTTGGTCTGCTATGCAGGTTCTGCAGCACTGCGGCCAGAGAACTCATTGCAGTAGAACATGCCATCCAGCTTCTGTCTTCAGCTTTTCTGTGGCTTTCTTGCAGATGGAAAGGAGAGAATGTGTCCACGACAGAGGTTGCTGACATCTTTGCGATGGTGGACTGTATTGAAGAGGCCAATGTTTACGGTGTTCAAGTGCCAGGTACAAAGTTATTGTTAGATGCACTATTGCACTTTGTGCTGTTATGGCCTTTCTGTTTTCAGTGGTTCCCTGTGTTTTTTTgcatgcatccattttctaactgctttatccaattcagagttGCGGGGGAGCCACAGCCTATACCAGCAAGCAATGGActcaaggcagaatacaccctggactggatgccagtccattgcagggcagacacagacgcaCGTACCCCCACCACACCAgagacagttttcccagaagccagttaacctactagCATGCccgtggactgtgggagaaaccagagcgcccagaggaaacccacaccacCATGGGcaaaacatacaaaccccactcagatagcaccccagatctggACTTAAAGCTAAGGcctgcaaggcagcagtacTATCCACCATGCCTCTGTGCCACCCTGTCTTTTttcaaactaaatttaaaaaaaccttAATAAGTCCTTAGGGCAGTTATTGAAACCAGCATGCTGTAGGCAGGTAAATCCAAAATGCATGTCAATACAATTTGTGACTGAGTTGCAGAAGGAGGTTGCAGGCGTTCCTTTATTTGATATACAGGTCTGCatgcatttgcatttatatGGAATACAGCTGgaaatactgtattgttttgaaagTTTAAGCTTGTGCCATGCATAGCAAGACAGACATTATCGGGTTATTGTTTCTGATAGCGTGGCTTAGCCTGTGACTAGTATATACTCTACATTCCCTAAGGATTTTCAGATCAGAGTTCTCATGCATGCAGACTTCTTACAGGCTCCTTTTGTAGGAATAATAGCAAATAGGTTAATACCCATtaatattcaaaatgtttttttttttagaaataagcAAGAATAGAGAAAGTTGAATATTATTTCACGTCAACTTTAGGTGGAATCTGAAagacattttctaaacactGCATGACAACGGATGTTACACATATGACACTTCATGTGCTGTactctttttaaaattgtgttaaTATTTAGCAAATTCAACTGTTAAttgttggcttctgggaaaatcggccctggtgtgagtgtgtgtgtgtctgtgtgtctgtgtgtgctctgcaatggactggcctcctgtccagggtgtaccctgccttgctcttgctgcttgctgggattggctCTGTCTCCCTCCTGATCCTGAATTGAATaaattgaataaagcagtgagaagagggacagatgtgccagttgttgctgctttgtctgaaataataatgtttgctTATTTGACTTGAACTCTTTCATCTTGTTTTGAATTGTATGGTCATTAAACTACCATCTCTGATAGTGTGATGCATGATAGTATTCCAAACCCTCAGAGGCACTGACACTGTCAACACAGCAAAGTTCGTCCGTATTAATAGTGCACCCCAAAGGAGAGGACACAAAGTGAACCTACAGGGAGGTGTattaaaaactgagaacaggaggctcttcttcaCTCAGAGGGCTGTGGGAGTTTGTAACAGGTTACCTAGCCATGTTTTTGTAGCAGAAACCCCGCCTTCTTACACGGAATGACTGAGATCCTTGAACAATGATCTACCCACTACCCAACAAGTTGGAATAGCCCcgtcttgtttgtaacctttcttagtGTCACGAtcataatccctcctcttaagggcgctccggctcttttaCTTTTTGGCTGATTCCGTGCACCTGCCCTcagtcctgcccctccttatttaagccggGTGCTCTTGCtactctgggctctgcattggaagacggaagCCCGGAGGCCCGCATACCACCAAGTCACCCTACATCTGCAGCCTGGCCTCGTGATCCTGCTTTTATTCCCCGTCTCTGCACCGGATCCCgttctggtttttaactctgtcttgttttcctctcatTTGGATttcccggttttggacttttggactttGCCCTGGATTTCCCCTctggactcccttggacttgtttgccatggccacgcccccctgtttgtcAACCTGCCCTGATCGTCGTCTCTTCCCCATTGTCCTACTTCactcacttccggattataccgtctgcatagggtcctgttCTACCCAATGTTACACCTGGGTACTATTgcacttaataaaaataaaatgaaatccgCTTAGATAAGGCAGGCACAAAACCTCCAGAGATGAGCTCACCCAGgtggttttaaattatttttgcattttcattttgttccgCCCCTGTTAAATTGTAAGTATGGCCATAATCGCAGAACCTTCCTATTTCAGCAGTTATTGTGGTGCTGTGTCATTCGTAGGGCACGAAGGCAAAATAGGAATGGCAGCCGTGATCTTAAAGCAAGGAAGACAGTTTGACTGTTGCGGGATGTTCAACCATGTTGTCAGCTTCCTGCCCAGTTACGCAAGACCACGTTTTGTGCGAGTTCAGGTGAGGACAAATGTATTGGAATACAATCTAAATAACATACATGTGACCTCACTGTCGGGGGCACCACCCACACTTTGTAGAGGtgccagttattttttttttaaagtatctaTTTGTGAATTCTACTGCCATGAAACCCCCAAGCAAGTGACACCAACCAGTGCTCACACACCAAGACATGACTGCTGCTGCTTCCCTTCAGCCCGGTCTGTGTCTCAGAAGACACATGGTTTTAATGTGAAATTGTTGTGATCATTTCCTCCACGTGGGAACTAAGTACAGGGACTTTTAAACACG from the Lepisosteus oculatus isolate fLepOcu1 chromosome 5, fLepOcu1.hap2, whole genome shotgun sequence genome contains:
- the LOC102689253 gene encoding long-chain fatty acid transport protein 2-like, yielding MHIIFAILAGLAILPLLFRSFFPYIVQDWAYMANVMGSIVKFAKRSRRNPPYLVLDRFFEQVQRHPDKPFIVSRDHTYSFRETDKLSNKFARVLRIHADLKEGNTVALYIGNEPAFIFIWLALAKIGCTVALLNCNIRSKSLLHCFSCCDAKTLIAASELTDAVVEVLPFLREQKASVFILSAESTIPGTETLIDKIDQASDEPIPQSERSSITMQSPAVFIYTSGTTGLPKAAVINQKRLLSALVVLSSVGVHSDDVVYVNLPLYHSAAFLIGFIGSIEAGSTIVLCRKFSVSQFWDDCRKYNVTVMQYIGETMRYLCNTPKKDDDRDHKVRIAIGNGLRADVWREFLTRFGSVHITEFYGATEGNIGFINYVGKIGAVGRVNYLHKKLFRYALIKYDIEKDEPVRDSQGLCLEASKGETGLLVAKITNIAPFSGYAKNHQQTDRKKLRDVFQKGDLYYNSGDLLRIDQDNFIYFQDRVGDTFRWKGENVSTTEVADIFAMVDCIEEANVYGVQVPGHEGKIGMAAVILKQGRQFDCCGMFNHVVSFLPSYARPRFVRVQNSLEVTGTFKQKKVKLVAEGFNPAVLQDPLYFLDDKEKRYVPMTQEIYDSILSMDTKL